In the genome of Nocardioides sp. NBC_00368, the window CCCAGCCAGCGGGGCTCGAGGTTGGTGGTGCGGGCCCGGTACTCGGCGAACACGTTCACCACCGGGTCCAGGGCGGTCAGCTCCAGGAACGCACCGAGATCACCCGCATGCAGCGGGCGGATCCCCTGGCGCGTCGTCAGCATGTCTCCGAGCCTAGGGCCAATCTGGTCGTACGTCGCGCCACGGCTCGCTGGCCGGATCGAGAGACCGCGCCGGAGCGACCGCTAAGCAAAGGCGCGTTCGATCGTGTGCATGCGCTCGCGGATGGTCTTGAGGCGTACGTCCTGGCCGGCCTCGCCGGTGTCTCCCCAGACCGCCCGGCCCACCATCACGCCGCGGGCGCCGAGCTCTCGGACCCGGGGCAGACGGGCGCTGAAGTCGTCCCAGGCCATGCCGTCGGACCGTGCGACCCAGGGAGCGCTGCCGATGTCGGCGCGCTCGATGGCGGCGAGTCCCTCGTCGTTGACCTTGAGCTTCAGCACGATGCCGCCGCACCGCGACCGCGCGCCGAGGACGGCCAGATCGTCGAGGCAGCCCGGCGTCGCGCAGTAGGGCTCGAGGAAGACCCGGTCGTAGCTCGGGAGGCGGTCCAGGATGTCCAGCGCCATCGGCGCACAGCCGCCCCGGTGGTCGTCGAACCCGACCTTCACCGCGTCCGTCGACCTCTCCGGGACGACGAGATCATCGACGGCATCGATGTCCGGGAGCCCGGCGCAGGCGAGCTCGCGGCGTACGTCGCCGTGCCCCTGCGTGGGGCGCACGACGATGCCCCAGCCAGGGGTGTGGGCCACCAGATCGAGGAGCTCGGACCTGATGTCGGTGGAGTCCGAGGTGCGGAACAGCGCGTCGTCCGCGTGATCGATGGCAAGCCAGAAATTGGTCACTGTTGTCGCCAGTCTGAGAAGGGAAGAAGAAGACGTGTGGAGGCGCTAGGCGAAGCCTAAGCAGTGCGAGCTCGCATCAGCGGCATCTCGGGTTAATTGCAGATTTCGGGTCGCGGGCGCGGCCCGTCAGTACTCCCCGCCGTCCGCGACGATACACTGGCCGTTGATGGCGCTCGCGCCGTCGGAGGCGAGGAAGACGCACACCTTGGCGACGGCATCGGCGGTGACGAACCGGTGTCCGGGGATGCGCGCCGCCCGGTAGGCGATGTACTGGTCGACGGTCACCCCCTCCTTCCGAGCGTGCTTGACGAAGACCTGCCGGGAGGACTCGCTCCACATCGGCCCCGGGGCCACGACGTTGGCGCGGACGATGCCCTCCTCCTCCTGCGCGATCGCCTGGGCGAGCCCGGTGAGTGCATGCTTCGACACCCCGTAGGCGGCCCGTCGTGAGGGCGTACGGATCCCGAAGACGGAGCTGACCAGCACGACCGCGCCGGACCGGGCCGCCCGCAGCTTCGGGAGCGCGAGCGAGGCCGTGCGCCACACCGACGTCAGGTTGAGGTCGAGGGTGAGCTGCCACTCGGAGCGGTCGATCTCGGCGACGGTGTCGGGGCTGGGGTTGATGCCGGAGCAGTTGATGAGGCCCGACAGCGTGTCGAACCCGGTGAGCGTCTCGGCCAGGGCGTTCACGCCGTCATCGGTGGTCAGGTCGCCGGCCACGCGCGCGACGGCACCGGTCTCGTCGGCCAGGTAGGCCAGCTCGGTGGTGCGGCTGAAGGCATGCAGGATCACCGGCGTGCCCTCCGCGCTGAGCCGGCGCGCGACCGCGCTGCCGAGGTCGCCGGTCGCGCCGAGGACGAGCGTCGGCGATCGCTCAGTCTGAGTGCTGGTGCTCATGGCGCTCCTTGATCCGGTGGATCGCCGACCGGACCACGTCCTCATGGGCGGGCGGCAGACCAGTGAGACCTTCGAGATGGCTCAGGCAAGTGATATCACCCATTTGC includes:
- a CDS encoding SDR family NAD(P)-dependent oxidoreductase produces the protein MSTSTQTERSPTLVLGATGDLGSAVARRLSAEGTPVILHAFSRTTELAYLADETGAVARVAGDLTTDDGVNALAETLTGFDTLSGLINCSGINPSPDTVAEIDRSEWQLTLDLNLTSVWRTASLALPKLRAARSGAVVLVSSVFGIRTPSRRAAYGVSKHALTGLAQAIAQEEEGIVRANVVAPGPMWSESSRQVFVKHARKEGVTVDQYIAYRAARIPGHRFVTADAVAKVCVFLASDGASAINGQCIVADGGEY